One Parageobacillus sp. KH3-4 genomic region harbors:
- the hslU gene encoding HslU--HslV peptidase ATPase subunit, with protein MSEALTPRQIVEKLDQFIVGQKEAKKAVAIALRNRYRRSLLDEKLRDEVVPKNILMIGPTGVGKTEIARRLAKLVGAPFVKVEATKFTEVGYVGRDVESMVRDLVETSVRMVKERKMNEVKDRAEQQANKRLVELLVPGKQKQTMKNPFELLFGGVQTSQQDTNQAHEDEHIEQRRRQVAWQLANGQLEDEIVTIEVEEQQPMFFDFLQGAGIEQMGMNMQDALNSLIPKRRKKRKLKVSEARKVLTNEEAQKLIDMDEVTQEAIRLAEQSGIIFIDEIDKIARSGQVTSSADVSREGVQRDILPIVEGSTVMTKYGPVKTDHILFIAAGAFHMAKPSDLIPELQGRFPIRVELTKLSVDDFVKILVEPNNALIKQYQALLATEGINLEFSDDAIRKIAEVAFEVNQTTDNIGARRLHTIMEKLLEDLLFEAPDITLDKVVITPQYVEQKLGDIVKNKNLSEFIL; from the coding sequence GTGTCTGAAGCTTTAACACCTCGGCAAATCGTTGAAAAGCTTGACCAATTTATCGTCGGACAAAAGGAAGCGAAAAAAGCGGTTGCGATTGCCCTGAGAAACCGTTATCGCCGCAGTTTGCTTGATGAAAAACTGCGGGATGAAGTGGTTCCGAAAAACATTTTGATGATCGGTCCGACGGGGGTCGGGAAAACAGAAATTGCCAGACGGCTGGCGAAGTTGGTCGGCGCTCCGTTTGTAAAAGTGGAGGCGACAAAGTTTACGGAAGTCGGATATGTTGGCCGCGATGTGGAGTCGATGGTGCGCGATCTTGTGGAAACGTCCGTTCGAATGGTAAAAGAGCGGAAAATGAACGAAGTGAAAGATCGCGCCGAACAGCAGGCAAATAAACGGCTCGTTGAGCTGTTAGTGCCGGGAAAGCAAAAACAAACGATGAAAAACCCTTTTGAACTATTATTTGGAGGAGTACAAACGTCGCAGCAAGACACAAATCAAGCGCACGAGGACGAGCACATTGAACAAAGACGAAGACAAGTTGCCTGGCAGCTTGCAAACGGCCAGCTGGAAGATGAAATTGTCACGATAGAAGTGGAAGAACAACAGCCGATGTTTTTTGATTTTTTACAAGGCGCCGGCATTGAGCAAATGGGGATGAACATGCAAGACGCGTTGAACAGCCTCATTCCGAAGCGCCGCAAAAAGCGCAAATTGAAAGTAAGTGAAGCGCGCAAAGTGCTTACGAATGAGGAAGCGCAAAAGTTAATCGACATGGATGAGGTGACGCAAGAAGCGATACGTCTTGCCGAACAATCCGGCATCATTTTTATCGATGAAATCGATAAAATCGCGCGCAGCGGGCAAGTTACTTCTTCAGCAGATGTATCGCGAGAAGGGGTGCAGCGCGATATTTTGCCGATTGTCGAAGGATCGACGGTGATGACGAAATACGGCCCCGTGAAGACAGATCATATATTGTTTATCGCCGCTGGCGCGTTTCATATGGCGAAGCCGTCCGACTTAATTCCAGAGCTTCAAGGACGTTTTCCGATTCGCGTCGAATTAACGAAACTTTCGGTCGACGATTTCGTAAAAATATTAGTAGAGCCTAATAATGCGCTGATTAAACAATATCAGGCACTTTTGGCGACGGAAGGTATAAATCTTGAATTTTCTGACGATGCTATTCGTAAGATTGCTGAAGTCGCTTTTGAAGTGAATCAGACGACCGATAATATCGGGGCAAGACGGCTTCATACGATCATGGAAAAGCTGCTTGAAGATTTATTGTTTGAAGCTCCCGATATTACGTTAGACAAAGTCGTCATTACGCCGCAGTATGTCGAACAAAAATTAGGTGACATTGTCAAAAACAAAAATTTAAGTGAATTCATTTTGTAA
- the hslV gene encoding ATP-dependent protease subunit HslV, with protein sequence MEQFHATTIFAIHHNGKAAMAGDGQVTFGNAVVMKHTAKKVRRLFQGKVLAGFAGAVADAFTLFEMFEGKLEEFNGNLPRAAVELAKEWRSDKVLRRLEAMLIVMDERHLLLISGTGEVIEPDDGMLAIGSGGNYALAAGRALKQYAGDQLSAKEIAKAALEIAANICVYTNGHIIVEEL encoded by the coding sequence ATGGAACAGTTCCATGCGACGACGATTTTTGCGATTCATCATAATGGAAAAGCGGCGATGGCAGGGGACGGTCAAGTGACGTTTGGAAATGCGGTTGTGATGAAACATACGGCCAAAAAAGTACGGAGATTGTTTCAAGGAAAAGTGCTGGCGGGGTTTGCTGGGGCGGTCGCAGATGCGTTTACATTGTTTGAAATGTTTGAAGGCAAACTCGAAGAATTTAACGGAAACTTGCCGCGCGCCGCTGTCGAATTGGCAAAGGAATGGCGCAGCGATAAAGTGTTGCGCCGCCTAGAGGCGATGCTGATCGTGATGGATGAACGCCATTTGCTTCTCATATCAGGAACGGGCGAAGTGATTGAACCCGATGACGGGATGTTAGCGATCGGTTCCGGCGGGAATTACGCGCTGGCGGCAGGGCGCGCGTTAAAACAGTACGCGGGAGACCAGCTATCGGCGAAAGAAATCGCGAAAGCGGCGTTAGAAATAGCCGCGAATATTTGTGTGTATACGAATGGCCATATTATTGTGGAAGAATTGTAA